One window from the genome of Salvelinus namaycush isolate Seneca chromosome 19, SaNama_1.0, whole genome shotgun sequence encodes:
- the rdh1 gene encoding retinol dehydrogenase 1 has protein sequence MVFPLVSEENILFDFFQAILSHLALFCILISVTAIAIAWFIRDSFKVEDFDKKHVFITGCDSGFGHLLARQLDQRGFHVIAACLTEKGESELKAAASPRLKTVLFNVTDSPSIESAVEFVRAEVGERGLWGLVNNAGRSTPIGPTEWMQLEDFKKVLDVNLIGLIDVTLKFLPLLKKAQGRVVNVASILGRLALNGGGYCLSKYGVEAFSDSLRRDMQHFGVKVSIIEPGFFKTGVTRLDLIEADLQRLWNRLPEEVKHSYGPTFFDEYVKAQDFSMGLLCSSDISKVTSCMQHALTARHPRTRYSPGWDAKFIWIPLSYLPAFIADFTVAVLLPVPKDDRKSHANQVGVENT, from the exons ATG GTCTTTCCTCTGGTGTCTGAAGAGAATATTCTATTCGATTTTTTTCAG GCAATCCTATCACACTTGGCTCTATTCTGCATACTAATTTCAGTTACAGCCATAGCCATCGCCTGGTTTATTAGAGATTCTTTCAAAGTTGAAGATTTTGACAAGAAACATGTCTTTATCACGGGCTGTGATAGCGGATTTGGACATTTGTTGGCAAGGCAGCTTGACCAAAGGGGGTTTCATGTAATAGCCGCATGTCTCACGGAGAAAGGTGAATCGGAACTGAAGGCTGCGGCCTCTCCCAGACTGAAGACAGTTCTGTTCAATGTTACCGACAGTCCGAGCATCGAGAGTGCGGTGGAGTTTGTGCGCGCTGAGGTTGGAGAGCGAG GTCTCTGGGGGCTGGTCAACAACGCTGGGAGGTCCACACCTATAGGCCCCACTGAATGGATGCAGTTGGAGGACTTCAAGAAAGTTCTAGATGTGAATTTAATAGGTCTGATTGACGTGACCCTGAAGTTCCTCCCACTCTTAAAGAAGGCTCAAGGAAGGGTGGTCAATGTTGCCAGTATCCTGGGGAGGCTTGCCCTCAACGGAGGAGGCTACTGCCTATCTAAGTATGGTGTGGAGGCCTTCTCTGACAGCCTTAG GCGGGATATGCAGCATTTTGGTGTAAAAGTGAGTATCATTGAGCCTGGTTTCTTCAAGACGGGTGTGACCAGGCTGGACCTCATTGAAGCAGACCTGCAGAGACTGTGGAACCGTCTCCCTGAGGAGGTCAAGCACTCGTATGGACCCACATTCTTTGACGAAT ATGTAAAAGCTCAGGATTTCTCCATGGGTCTCCTGTGCAGTTCAGACATCTCCAAAGTGACCAGTTGCATGCAGCATGCCCTTACAGCCCGCCACCCACGGACCCGCTACTCACCTGGTTGGGATGCTAAGTTCATCTGGATCCCCCTGTCCTACCTCCCTGCATTCATAGCAGACTTCACAGTCGCTGTTCTACTTCCTGTCCCCAAAGACGACAGAAAGAGCCATGCAAACCAAGTGGGTGTGGAAAACACATGA